The segment CGAGCCGATGCCCGCCTCCGAGGAGAAGGCGGCGCGCTGGAAGCCGATCACGAGCACGCCGAGGGCGCCGCCGGCGACCGCCTCGGGCGAGAAGGCGCCGGCGAAGATCTCGGCGAAGGCGCCGGGGACCCGCTCCCAGAACCAGACGAGGACGAAGACGCAGGTGAGCGAGTAGCCGATGCCCATGATCGGCACCACGGCGGAGGCGACGTGGGCGATGCGCTTGATGCCGCCCAGGATCACGAGGCCCGCGAGCACCACCATGAGCAGGCCGTAGGCCCAGGGCGCCTGGCGCAGCGCCGGAACCACCTCCTGGACCGCGCCCAGCGACTGGCTCACCTGGAAGCCGTTGCCGCCGCCGAGCGCGGCGCCGATACAGAGCACCGAGAAGAGCACCGCGAGGACCTTGCCGAAGCGGGCCCAGCCCAGCTCCGCCAGGCCCTGCGACAGGTAGTACATCGCGCCGCCCATCACGTGGCCGTCGGGACGGACGTGGCGGAATTGCTGGCCAAGGGTGCACTCGGCGAATTTCGAGGTCATCCCGAGGAAGCCCGCGACGATCATCCAGAAGGTCGCGCCGGGGCCGCCGGTGCTCACCGCCAGCGCCACACCCGCGATGTTGCCGAGGCCCACCGTGGCGGAGAGCGCAGCGGAGAGCGCCTGGAAATGGCTCACTTCACCTGCGTCGCGGGGATCGTCGTAGTGGCCGGCGGTGACGGCGATCGCGTGGCGGAAGGCGCGCAGGTTGACGAAGCCCATGCGCAGGGTGAGGA is part of the Vulgatibacter sp. genome and harbors:
- a CDS encoding alanine/glycine:cation symporter family protein, which translates into the protein MEETLDFSIVDEFFGRFVVEPLARVLFLDAAFWSDQVTVPIVVAWLALGAIFLTLRMGFVNLRAFRHAIAVTAGHYDDPRDAGEVSHFQALSAALSATVGLGNIAGVALAVSTGGPGATFWMIVAGFLGMTSKFAECTLGQQFRHVRPDGHVMGGAMYYLSQGLAELGWARFGKVLAVLFSVLCIGAALGGGNGFQVSQSLGAVQEVVPALRQAPWAYGLLMVVLAGLVILGGIKRIAHVASAVVPIMGIGYSLTCVFVLVWFWERVPGAFAEIFAGAFSPEAVAGGALGVLVIGFQRAAFSSEAGIGSAPIAHAAARTPYPVREGIVALLEPFIDTVVICTLTALVIVITGAWSNPDYAHLVSASKGAALTSAALGEVIAFFPYVLAVAVWLFAFSTLISWYYYGDRCWTWLFGERAIVVYRLLYLGATFLGAVITAENVLAFGDLMLLSMGFPNLIGVVLLSGRVREELDAYLTRLRAGELPRYK